The sequence below is a genomic window from Chitinispirillales bacterium.
GCCCCTTTTTAAGTTTCAGCAGCCAGAATATAATCTTTTTCGACTTTCTAAAACATTTTTATTTGCTCAATTCCAATATTTTTGCAAAAAGACAATCTATGAATCGGTGAAATTCCAAATTTTTTTATCGCCTCATAATGTTCTTTTGTGGGATATCCTTTGTGTTTTGCAAAATTGTATTCGGGGTATTTCTTGTTGTAATTTTTCATAATTCTGTCACGTACAACCTTTGCCGCGATACTTGCGGCGGCTATGCTTGCGCTTTTTGCATCGCCTTTAACTATAGTTTCCTGAAATTTTTTATCAATCTGCGGAACAAATTTGTTCCCGTCGATAAGAGCGCAATTCCATTTCATTTTTAATGACGATAAACATTTGTACATTGCAAAAAGCGAGGCGTTGAGAATATTTTTTTCATCAATTTCTTTGTGTGAAACGCAAAATACGCTGAGCGCCGCCGCTTGATTGCAAATTTCCCCAAACAACCTTTCGCGCGTTTCTTCGTTTAATTTTTTTGAATCGTTTAACTGCGGCAAATTTTCCCGTCCCGACAATATAATCGCCGCCGCCACAACCGGACCTGCAAGCGGACCGCGTCCGGCCTCGTCGCTACCGACGATAATTCCATAAATTTTTCTTTTTTGCTCATCGAAATCAAA
It includes:
- a CDS encoding ribonuclease HII, whose translation is MNKTFDEKILFDFDEQKRKIYGIIVGSDEAGRGPLAGPVVAAAIILSGRENLPQLNDSKKLNEETRERLFGEICNQAAALSVFCVSHKEIDEKNILNASLFAMYKCLSSLKMKWNCALIDGNKFVPQIDKKFQETIVKGDAKSASIAAASIAAKVVRDRIMKNYNKKYPEYNFAKHKGYPTKEHYEAIKKFGISPIHRLSFCKNIGIEQIKMF